One window of uncultured Erythrobacter sp. genomic DNA carries:
- a CDS encoding sarcosine oxidase subunit alpha family protein codes for MAGYRLPSGGTGIDRDAPLRFSFDNKELQGLAGDTLASALLANGRTVVARSFKYHRPRGVFSAGHEEPNALVTLGSGGRTEPNAKAPVTELYVGLEARSQNAWPSPRFDLMAVNQLASPLFVAGFYYKTFMGTGQRFWHFCERFIRRAAGMGAAGSEVDPDRYERANLFADVLVIGGGAAGIAAARAAASSGSKVLLVDENAAVGGSLPEDEGTIDGLAPLEWASSALDGRSNLTVMPRTTVYGYFDGNVLGGVERVADHLDAPAAGQPRLRHLKIYAGKVVIATGSVERPLVFAGNDKPGVMLAQAGLKYAHRYGVAVGRKIVITGNNDSIYDAARALTGLGVNVTALVDMRSDPPAALAESIEQLGIRVIAGHAIYRARGFQALKSVEIAPFAQGAVQEGQSQRLDCDALLVSGGFTPMVNLCSQAGAPPVYDATIDGFLPGEPLQDWIAAGAANGAMDLAAAIASGHAAGSAAGGSDQGKAPRVAGGIAQANLGAPACITTPGKSFVDLQHDVTAKDIELAHREGFRSIEHVKRYTTLGMAADQGKTSNVNAIALMAGLQGLAPEQVGTTRFRPPYTPVALGALAGREVGQDFKPLRRTPMHDWHVAHGAEMIDAGTWVRPRVYRTHADETLFDAYVREARAVRESVGIVDVTTLGKIDVQGPDAAEFLNRLYANPFLKVPVGKARYGAMLREDGILYDDGTTWRLAENHFLTTTTTARAAGVLVEMERLLAVEWPELKVHVTSVSDQWAAMAVAGPNSRRTLQKVLTDLDIENDAFPSMAVGEGKIGDSNVMVARLSFSGELAYEVYCGSRDGTRVWEAIMAAGEEFSITPYGTEALGTLRIEKGHISGPELDGRTTLDDIGLGKMASRNKAYVGSVLLDREGLLEDDRLQLVGLISTDRKPLLAGAQLVDPVQPKLPLGHVTSTTFSPALDEFIALALISGGRARIGGEMCALFPMRDEANAVRLVDPIFFDPQGERAHG; via the coding sequence ATGGCCGGCTATCGACTTCCTTCCGGCGGGACCGGAATCGACCGCGACGCGCCCTTGCGGTTCTCCTTTGACAACAAGGAGCTTCAGGGGCTCGCCGGTGATACGCTCGCATCGGCACTCCTTGCAAATGGCCGAACTGTCGTCGCCCGATCCTTCAAGTATCACCGTCCGCGGGGCGTATTCAGCGCGGGGCATGAAGAGCCCAATGCGCTGGTCACATTGGGCAGCGGCGGCCGGACCGAGCCCAACGCAAAAGCGCCCGTAACCGAACTCTATGTAGGATTGGAAGCGCGGAGCCAGAATGCCTGGCCTTCCCCGCGCTTTGACCTGATGGCGGTAAACCAGTTGGCATCGCCGCTGTTCGTTGCGGGCTTTTACTACAAGACCTTTATGGGCACCGGTCAGCGTTTCTGGCACTTCTGCGAGCGTTTTATCCGGCGCGCGGCAGGAATGGGCGCTGCGGGATCGGAGGTCGATCCTGACCGCTACGAGCGGGCAAACCTGTTCGCCGATGTGCTTGTTATCGGAGGCGGCGCCGCAGGGATCGCAGCGGCGCGTGCCGCGGCATCGTCTGGAAGCAAGGTCCTGCTGGTGGACGAGAATGCGGCAGTCGGCGGTTCCTTGCCCGAAGATGAAGGGACTATTGACGGGCTGGCCCCGCTTGAATGGGCCTCATCGGCTTTGGACGGGCGCAGCAATCTTACTGTCATGCCGCGCACTACGGTTTACGGCTATTTCGACGGCAATGTGCTGGGCGGCGTCGAGCGTGTGGCAGATCATCTGGACGCGCCCGCAGCCGGGCAACCACGCCTGCGCCACTTGAAGATCTACGCTGGCAAGGTGGTCATAGCGACTGGCAGTGTCGAACGACCTCTGGTGTTTGCTGGTAACGACAAACCAGGCGTGATGCTTGCTCAGGCAGGCCTTAAATACGCCCATCGATACGGCGTTGCGGTCGGACGCAAAATTGTCATCACCGGCAATAATGACAGCATCTACGACGCCGCGCGGGCGCTCACTGGGCTAGGCGTCAATGTAACCGCGCTGGTCGATATGAGGTCCGATCCACCTGCAGCGCTGGCGGAGAGCATAGAGCAGCTCGGCATTCGCGTTATCGCCGGGCACGCAATTTACCGTGCGCGCGGGTTTCAGGCGTTGAAATCGGTCGAAATCGCTCCCTTTGCTCAAGGTGCTGTTCAAGAAGGTCAGTCCCAACGCCTTGATTGCGACGCCTTGCTTGTTTCGGGCGGTTTTACTCCGATGGTCAATCTGTGCAGTCAGGCAGGCGCGCCCCCCGTTTATGACGCAACGATCGACGGCTTCCTCCCGGGCGAGCCGCTGCAGGACTGGATCGCTGCGGGCGCGGCAAACGGAGCCATGGACCTCGCTGCGGCGATAGCATCTGGTCACGCGGCCGGAAGCGCGGCAGGTGGATCGGACCAAGGCAAAGCTCCGCGTGTCGCAGGAGGCATCGCGCAGGCCAATCTCGGCGCTCCGGCCTGCATAACGACTCCCGGCAAAAGCTTTGTCGACTTGCAACACGACGTGACGGCCAAGGATATCGAACTCGCTCACCGCGAAGGCTTTCGCTCGATCGAGCATGTCAAGCGCTACACCACGCTCGGCATGGCGGCGGATCAGGGTAAGACCTCCAACGTCAATGCAATCGCGTTGATGGCCGGACTGCAGGGACTTGCTCCCGAGCAGGTGGGTACAACGCGTTTTCGCCCGCCATATACACCTGTCGCGTTGGGTGCGTTGGCCGGGCGCGAAGTGGGTCAAGATTTCAAGCCTCTCAGGCGCACTCCCATGCACGACTGGCATGTCGCGCACGGGGCGGAAATGATCGATGCGGGCACTTGGGTGCGACCACGCGTCTATCGGACCCATGCCGACGAAACCCTGTTCGATGCCTATGTGCGTGAAGCGCGCGCGGTGCGCGAAAGTGTCGGGATCGTTGATGTAACGACGCTCGGGAAAATTGACGTGCAAGGCCCCGATGCGGCTGAATTCCTCAATCGGCTCTATGCTAATCCCTTTCTCAAAGTGCCGGTGGGTAAGGCGCGCTACGGCGCGATGCTGCGCGAAGACGGAATCCTCTACGATGATGGGACCACCTGGCGGTTGGCGGAAAACCATTTCCTAACCACCACCACCACAGCGCGCGCCGCAGGTGTGCTGGTCGAAATGGAGCGACTGCTGGCGGTGGAGTGGCCTGAATTGAAGGTCCACGTCACCTCGGTAAGCGATCAATGGGCGGCCATGGCCGTCGCGGGACCCAATTCGCGTCGCACGCTGCAAAAGGTCTTGACCGATCTTGATATCGAGAACGATGCTTTCCCGTCGATGGCCGTAGGTGAGGGCAAGATCGGCGACAGTAACGTAATGGTCGCGCGCCTCTCCTTCTCGGGTGAGCTTGCCTATGAAGTCTATTGCGGCAGCCGTGATGGAACTCGCGTCTGGGAAGCGATCATGGCGGCGGGCGAAGAGTTTTCGATCACGCCCTACGGCACCGAGGCACTTGGCACACTCCGCATCGAGAAGGGGCACATCAGCGGGCCCGAACTCGACGGGCGCACCACGCTAGACGACATTGGTCTAGGCAAGATGGCCTCGCGCAACAAAGCCTATGTCGGATCAGTCCTGCTAGACCGCGAAGGATTGCTGGAGGACGATCGGCTGCAATTGGTCGGTCTGATTTCAACCGATCGAAAACCTCTGTTGGCGGGTGCGCAGCTAGTCGACCCGGTGCAACCGAAACTCCCACTGGGCCATGTCACCTCGACCACATTCAGCCCTGCGCTCGATGAGTTCATCGCGCTCGCGCTCATCTCCGGTGGCAGAGCGCGGATCGGTGGTGAAATGTGTGCCCTTTTCCCGATGCGGGACGAAGCCAACGCAGTGAGACTGGTCGATCCGATTTTCTTCGATCCTCAAGGAGAGCGGGCTCATGGTTGA
- a CDS encoding sarcosine oxidase subunit delta codes for MRIECPHCGLRDHGEFGYLGDASVKRPEHGETDMAHWNEFVFQRSNPRGAHFEYWQHNAGCRAILRVERDTLSHQIQSVALEGEWS; via the coding sequence ATGCGGATCGAATGTCCTCATTGCGGCCTGCGCGATCACGGCGAATTCGGCTATCTCGGCGATGCCAGCGTCAAGCGGCCGGAACACGGCGAAACTGATATGGCGCATTGGAATGAGTTTGTGTTCCAGCGCTCCAATCCTCGCGGTGCGCATTTCGAATATTGGCAGCACAATGCCGGTTGCCGCGCGATCCTGCGGGTTGAGCGCGACACGCTCTCGCACCAGATACAGTCGGTCGCTCTCGAAGGGGAGTGGAGCTGA
- a CDS encoding sarcosine oxidase subunit gamma family protein yields MVEILIEPVSYRSTFAANMWRESAVEAAVQLETDLGLAVPRQPNRFTEDEGKIAACLSPGRYLVLAENSQIFLKVAQSCDAGLISLVQLDHSREAFRLSGKQAARLLMKGVAIDLDESAFPVGSLFQSSIHDIGVIALRREASSFDLLVYKSFGVSFHHWLQDAAMEFS; encoded by the coding sequence ATGGTTGAGATCTTGATTGAGCCAGTTTCTTATCGAAGTACATTCGCAGCAAACATGTGGCGGGAGAGCGCGGTTGAGGCTGCGGTGCAGCTAGAGACCGATCTCGGACTCGCGGTTCCGCGGCAGCCGAACCGGTTTACCGAGGACGAAGGGAAGATCGCGGCTTGTCTCAGTCCGGGGCGCTATCTGGTGCTCGCCGAAAATAGCCAGATCTTCCTCAAAGTCGCGCAGAGCTGTGATGCCGGACTTATCTCGCTGGTGCAGCTAGACCACAGCCGCGAGGCATTCCGGTTGAGCGGCAAGCAAGCAGCGCGGCTTTTGATGAAAGGCGTAGCCATCGACCTTGACGAGAGCGCTTTTCCGGTTGGCTCGCTATTCCAGTCTTCAATTCACGATATTGGCGTGATTGCCCTGCGGCGAGAAGCATCGAGCTTCGACCTGCTCGTTTACAAAAGCTTTGGCGTTTCGTTTCATCATTGGTTGCAAGATGCAGCGATGGAGTTTTCCTGA